A single region of the endosymbiont of Galathealinum brachiosum genome encodes:
- a CDS encoding chemotaxis protein CheW, with product MVETTDSIDLDSTEDASQFLTFKLSGEELAVPIMQVKEIIEYDELTNVPMVPEFIAGAINLRGSVVPVVNLAIKFGLEPCEITRRTCVIIMEIDIDGEHSVMGMLVDKVLQVIDIADENIDPAPSFGAQIRTDFIRGMAKLEDRFIIILAINKVLSVEEIAVVGNINDDGSSEVTVD from the coding sequence ATGGTAGAAACAACAGATAGTATTGACCTGGATAGCACCGAAGACGCCAGTCAATTTTTAACATTTAAACTGTCAGGTGAAGAGCTTGCGGTGCCAATAATGCAGGTGAAGGAAATTATTGAATACGATGAACTCACCAATGTGCCAATGGTGCCCGAGTTTATTGCAGGCGCCATTAACCTGCGCGGAAGCGTTGTTCCGGTCGTTAATCTGGCTATTAAATTTGGACTGGAGCCGTGTGAAATAACACGTCGTACCTGTGTCATTATAATGGAAATTGATATAGACGGTGAACATTCTGTAATGGGCATGCTTGTTGATAAAGTACTGCAGGTTATAGATATAGCTGATGAAAATATAGACCCAGCGCCATCATTTGGTGCACAGATTAGAACAGATTTTATTCGTGGTATGGCGAAGCTGGAAGATCGATTCATTATTATTCTGGCTATAAATAAAGTCTTGTCTGTTGAAGAAATTGCGGTTGTTGGAAATATTAATGACGATGGCTCTTCTGAAGTAACTGTGGATTGA
- a CDS encoding methyl-accepting chemotaxis protein, producing the protein MFNNVTIKAKIIMLSTFLTIVGMVIGVYAIVSVSKVSQEIDDVANLDMPLTEMVTKVVEHQLEQAVYFERALRFGEQVGSEDHAAENLKHSIAQFDKINKKIKEEFKQLEEKLGEAIENSHTEMDRKEFEKLLDEVTAVDKKHHHYEQQVHEAFSLVKSRHFHEANVIAEEIEKEQDELSHEVEAVLTEIGKFTHNALLRISEEEHEMIRVIIIIVVLTTIFSAVLSLLVIRSIANPLQAALTRMIDISQGEGDLTARIEVNNKDEVGHLSLAINDFIEKIHGVISNVKTSADGLADAANQVSDSSQSLASGSSEQAASVEETSSSLEEMSATVNQNADNAKQTENMAVDASNKAEKGGEAVTKTVTAMKDIAGKIAIIEDIAYQTNLLALNAAIEAARAGEHGKGFAVVASEVRKLAGRSETAAGEISGLANSSVSVAESAGNLLEDIVPSTKKTADLVQEISASSEEQASGISEVNGAIGQLDTVTQNNAAIAEELSATAEEMSSQTQALQDMMSFFTVHEDSNAGDFLMANKAMQQKNSAVVNSSSVAQDNVSNEDIPEGFERH; encoded by the coding sequence ATGTTTAACAATGTAACAATAAAAGCAAAGATAATTATGTTGAGTACCTTTTTAACCATTGTAGGAATGGTCATAGGTGTGTATGCAATAGTTTCCGTCTCTAAAGTATCACAGGAAATAGATGATGTTGCTAATCTCGATATGCCATTAACTGAAATGGTTACTAAAGTTGTAGAGCATCAGCTTGAGCAGGCAGTTTATTTTGAACGTGCATTACGCTTTGGCGAGCAGGTAGGCTCTGAAGATCATGCGGCTGAGAATTTAAAACACTCCATTGCTCAATTTGACAAAATTAATAAAAAAATAAAAGAGGAATTTAAACAGCTTGAAGAGAAGTTAGGTGAGGCAATTGAAAACAGTCACACTGAAATGGATAGAAAAGAATTTGAGAAGCTTTTAGATGAGGTGACGGCGGTTGATAAGAAGCATCATCATTATGAGCAGCAAGTTCATGAAGCTTTCTCTTTAGTAAAGTCGCGTCATTTTCATGAAGCAAATGTAATCGCGGAAGAGATTGAAAAAGAACAGGATGAGTTAAGCCATGAAGTTGAAGCTGTATTAACTGAAATCGGAAAATTTACTCATAACGCTTTATTGAGAATAAGTGAAGAAGAGCATGAAATGATACGGGTTATCATTATCATTGTTGTTTTGACTACCATATTTTCAGCGGTGCTTAGTTTATTGGTAATCAGGTCTATAGCTAATCCTTTACAGGCAGCTCTAACTCGAATGATTGATATATCACAGGGTGAAGGCGATTTAACTGCACGTATTGAAGTCAATAATAAAGATGAAGTTGGTCATTTATCTCTTGCGATTAATGATTTTATAGAAAAAATTCACGGTGTAATAAGTAATGTTAAAACCAGTGCTGATGGATTGGCGGATGCTGCTAATCAGGTAAGTGACTCATCACAAAGTCTTGCAAGTGGCTCATCTGAACAGGCAGCGAGCGTTGAGGAAACTTCTTCATCACTTGAGGAAATGAGCGCAACGGTTAATCAAAATGCAGATAATGCTAAACAGACTGAGAATATGGCTGTAGATGCATCTAATAAAGCAGAAAAAGGTGGTGAGGCTGTTACTAAAACAGTGACTGCAATGAAAGATATTGCGGGAAAAATTGCCATTATTGAGGATATTGCTTACCAGACTAATTTGCTTGCCTTAAATGCAGCGATTGAAGCAGCCAGAGCAGGTGAACATGGAAAAGGATTTGCTGTTGTTGCTTCCGAAGTACGTAAACTGGCGGGAAGAAGTGAAACTGCTGCAGGAGAGATAAGTGGTCTGGCAAATTCAAGTGTGTCAGTTGCTGAATCTGCTGGAAATTTACTGGAAGACATTGTGCCAAGTACTAAAAAGACTGCTGATCTCGTACAGGAAATATCAGCTTCATCAGAAGAGCAGGCAAGTGGTATAAGCGAAGTAAATGGTGCAATTGGACAATTAGACACAGTTACCCAGAATAATGCGGCTATTGCAGAAGAGCTATCAGCAACCGCTGAAGAAATGAGCTCACAGACACAGGCGCTTCAAGATATGATGAGTTTCTTTACTGTGCATGAAGATAGTAATGCCGGTGATTTTTTAATGGCTAATAAAGCTATGCAGCAAAAAAATAGTGCAGTAGTTAATAGTTCTTCTGTGGCACAGGATAATGTTTCTAATGAAGATATTCCTGAAGGTTTTGAGCGTCATTAG
- a CDS encoding SAM-dependent methyltransferase, which produces MQLENSHNTDNQQAISSKAFSGFKKLIFESAGITMSDAKKSLVAGRLGKRLRILNLQSYDDYLKYLTVGEGVNNGEFQIFVDSLTTNETYFFREPQHFDFLKQEILKKHKPDQLLRIWSSASSSGEEAYTLAMILADELGIDAKWEILGTDISTEMISSAKQAIYNEHRVRLVPKDARHKYLLKGTGSNKGYVAVVPELKKHVRFEHYNLVDSPLRKEMFDVIFCRNVLIYFSQETKKIVMQRLYKQLKHGSYLMTGHSESLHGMISELRSVKPSVYLKTGNV; this is translated from the coding sequence ATGCAGCTTGAAAACTCTCATAATACTGATAATCAGCAGGCCATATCCAGTAAAGCCTTTTCCGGCTTTAAAAAGTTGATTTTTGAATCGGCTGGAATAACGATGTCTGATGCAAAAAAATCGCTGGTGGCCGGTCGTTTAGGTAAGCGTTTACGTATATTAAATTTGCAGAGTTATGATGACTACCTTAAGTATTTAACAGTAGGTGAAGGCGTTAATAACGGAGAGTTTCAGATTTTTGTTGATTCGTTAACAACGAATGAAACTTATTTTTTTCGTGAACCACAACATTTTGATTTTTTAAAACAGGAAATACTTAAAAAACATAAGCCGGATCAGCTGTTACGAATTTGGAGTTCAGCGAGTTCTTCCGGTGAAGAAGCTTATACATTAGCGATGATACTTGCGGATGAACTGGGTATTGATGCTAAATGGGAAATTTTAGGCACAGATATTTCTACAGAGATGATTAGCTCTGCTAAGCAGGCTATTTATAATGAACACAGGGTTCGTCTTGTTCCTAAAGATGCGCGTCATAAGTATTTGTTAAAAGGTACAGGAAGCAATAAAGGCTATGTTGCTGTTGTTCCTGAGCTTAAGAAGCATGTTCGTTTTGAACATTATAATCTGGTTGATTCTCCCCTTAGAAAGGAAATGTTTGATGTTATATTCTGTCGTAATGTATTGATATATTTCAGTCAGGAAACCAAAAAAATTGTAATGCAGCGTTTATACAAACAGTTAAAGCATGGTAGTTATTTAATGACAGGGCACTCTGAGTCACTGCATGGAATGATTTCTGAGTTACGCAGTGTAAAACCTTCGGTTTATCTTAAAACGGGTAATGTTTAA